One segment of Senegalia massiliensis DNA contains the following:
- a CDS encoding phosphonate ABC transporter ATP-binding protein: MTSKEIIKFKNITKKFKGNIALSSLSFNINKGELVALIGPSGSGKTTLLNLLSKIQTANTGDIFIENTNIKDYKSNKLYAKKVGMIRQQFDLIDELTVINNVLAGRLNEWNILKSLLSLIIPQEKKLAVNALKRVGIEEKLFAKTSTLSGGQQQRVALARLLVQNPNIILADEPVSSLDPTRAEDVLSLLISLAKENNKTLITSIHSIKYAKKYFDRVIGLRNGELFFDLPVNELNEGLLTELYSLKKVNNNE; encoded by the coding sequence ATGACATCAAAAGAAATTATAAAGTTTAAAAATATCACAAAAAAATTTAAAGGGAATATTGCTTTATCTTCCCTTTCTTTTAATATAAATAAAGGCGAATTAGTTGCATTAATTGGTCCTAGTGGTTCAGGAAAAACTACACTTTTAAATCTATTAAGTAAAATACAAACTGCAAATACTGGTGATATATTCATAGAAAATACTAATATCAAAGATTACAAATCAAATAAATTATATGCAAAAAAAGTAGGCATGATAAGACAACAATTTGATTTAATTGATGAACTTACTGTTATAAATAATGTATTAGCAGGAAGATTAAACGAGTGGAATATATTAAAATCACTGTTATCTTTAATAATCCCTCAGGAAAAAAAGTTAGCAGTTAATGCTCTAAAAAGAGTAGGTATAGAAGAAAAATTATTTGCTAAAACAAGTACTTTATCAGGAGGACAACAACAAAGGGTTGCACTTGCAAGATTATTAGTTCAAAATCCTAATATAATCCTTGCAGATGAACCAGTATCTTCTCTTGATCCAACAAGGGCTGAAGATGTACTATCATTACTTATATCCCTTGCTAAAGAAAATAATAAAACTTTAATAACAAGTATACATTCTATAAAATATGCAAAAAAATATTTTGATAGAGTTATTGGATTAAGAAATGGAGAATTATTTTTTGATTTACCTGTAAATGAATTAAATGAAGGTCTATTAACAGAACTATATTCATTGAAGAAGGTAAATAACAATGAATGA
- a CDS encoding dihydrofolate reductase family protein, with protein MDRNIILYIASSLDGYIARNNGKVDWLMGSSGNENIDLGFDNFYNSIDTVVMGRTTYEQVINELSPGTWVYEGKKCYVATTRKDESDNSNRVEFVVDDVTGFIKKLKKEQGKDIWLVGGGKLIDQFIKKDIIDKYIITIIPTILGDGIPLFIGENPEIKLKLIGTRTVDGMVELTYVRR; from the coding sequence ATGGATAGAAATATAATTCTTTATATTGCATCAAGTTTAGATGGATATATTGCAAGGAATAATGGTAAAGTTGATTGGCTGATGGGCAGTAGTGGAAATGAAAATATTGATTTAGGATTCGATAATTTTTATAATTCAATAGATACAGTTGTAATGGGCAGAACTACATATGAACAAGTTATTAATGAATTATCACCTGGCACTTGGGTCTATGAAGGTAAAAAGTGTTATGTAGCAACTACAAGGAAAGATGAATCTGATAATAGTAATAGAGTAGAGTTCGTAGTAGATGATGTTACTGGATTTATTAAAAAACTAAAAAAGGAACAGGGGAAAGATATTTGGCTTGTTGGTGGCGGAAAGCTAATTGATCAATTTATAAAAAAGGACATAATAGATAAGTACATTATAACAATAATACCGACAATTTTAGGTGATGGGATTCCACTTTTCATAGGAGAAAATCCAGAAATTAAACTTAAACTTATTGGGACAAGAACGGTTGATGGTATGGTTGAACTTACTTATGTTAGAAGATAA
- a CDS encoding DUF3997 domain-containing protein → MKTKKNLFIILIIAMFSISGCAQTDTPKELKYSYDLVDNFFLYKSNDDIVGIAIKSNDSNENEEKKKIILENISKVSWNENFILAEQIERIQLGKEEKKIYWIINSNTQQIYGPNEYEEFNNQRKELNIDENLELKSPDSYKK, encoded by the coding sequence ATGAAAACTAAAAAAAATTTATTTATAATTTTAATCATAGCAATGTTTAGTATTTCAGGTTGTGCTCAAACTGATACTCCTAAAGAGTTAAAGTACTCATATGATTTAGTAGACAATTTCTTCTTATATAAGTCAAATGATGATATTGTTGGAATAGCTATTAAGTCAAATGATTCAAATGAAAATGAAGAAAAGAAAAAAATAATACTTGAAAATATTTCAAAAGTTTCTTGGAATGAAAACTTCATATTAGCAGAACAAATTGAAAGAATACAATTAGGAAAGGAAGAAAAAAAGATCTATTGGATTATCAATTCTAATACTCAACAAATATATGGCCCTAATGAATATGAAGAATTTAATAATCAAAGAAAAGAACTAAACATAGATGAGAATTTAGAACTTAAAAGTCCAGATAGTTATAAAAAATAA
- a CDS encoding ABC transporter permease, producing the protein MLNNKEQSNEHKKYINTIKKKKRNIRITQILIIILFFGVWELLARFEFIDSFLTSYPSAMWNLFLNYVKDGSLFHHIGISLMENIVGFLGGTILGILIAILLWWSDFISKVLDPYLVVLNSLPKTALAPIIILWVGAGYSGIIVTAISISIVVTIMNVYSGFVEVDSEKIKMLKTFGATKFQILRKLIIPSSVPSMINSLKINIGLSWVGVIVGEFLVSKAGIGYLIVYGGQIFKLDLVMMSVMILAILAAVMYQGVALIEKKYMKWRQ; encoded by the coding sequence ATGTTAAATAACAAAGAACAATCTAATGAGCATAAAAAATATATAAATACTATTAAAAAGAAAAAAAGAAATATTAGAATCACTCAAATTTTAATAATTATACTTTTTTTTGGTGTATGGGAACTCCTTGCCAGGTTTGAGTTTATTGATTCATTTTTAACTAGTTATCCTTCAGCTATGTGGAATCTATTTTTAAATTATGTTAAAGATGGATCATTATTTCATCATATTGGAATATCTTTAATGGAAAATATAGTAGGATTTTTAGGTGGTACTATATTAGGTATTCTTATTGCTATATTATTATGGTGGTCAGATTTCATATCAAAAGTATTAGATCCATATCTAGTTGTTTTAAATAGTCTACCAAAAACTGCTCTTGCTCCAATTATAATATTATGGGTTGGTGCAGGATATTCAGGTATAATAGTTACTGCCATATCAATTTCAATTGTAGTTACTATAATGAATGTTTACAGTGGTTTTGTAGAAGTAGATTCTGAAAAGATAAAAATGCTTAAAACATTTGGAGCAACAAAGTTTCAGATTTTAAGAAAACTTATAATTCCATCAAGTGTACCATCTATGATAAATTCTCTTAAAATAAATATTGGACTTTCATGGGTAGGTGTTATAGTTGGCGAGTTTCTTGTATCTAAAGCTGGTATTGGATATTTAATAGTCTATGGTGGGCAAATATTTAAATTAGATTTAGTTATGATGAGTGTAATGATTCTTGCAATATTAGCAGCTGTAATGTATCAAGGAGTAGCTCTTATTGAGAAGAAATATATGAAATGGAGACAATAA
- a CDS encoding PhnE/PtxC family ABC transporter permease: protein MNDIKKDLNLYRKSFINLSLFIIFFLSLFSIEWSKELIHSGGKVTLIQLIKSLFSPDLSIEILKLSIISTWRTLVYAVGGITFAIIIGFIFGVLASGILFKESKYKSFYMNVFRRILGFFRSIHELIWAWLFVAAFGLNPFSAIFAITISYGGTLGRIFADMLKDVSKNPIKHLEVSGASKIQTLFYGYLPIVKLDMISYTMYRFECAVRSSAIMSFIGLGGLGYQIQLSLSDLEYNEMWTFVFFLVLLVTVVDIWSNNIRKSIISGEPKFLKFSYIIMTILFFSSWIFIFKVENANLFSFFSYENYTYAKKFVADLLGINKNKAYLDISYIKHVLMLTFETLKMSILAIGFATLAVFITVIPAANNVANGSIGIGGKWYNKILFGIIRVTYIISRSIPELIWAMILIFIFKPGILPGAIALALHNFGILGKLCAEIIEDLKLKPLKNLSTTGANSIEQLFYGIIPSVTKKFMTYIIYRWEVILRTTIVVGFVGAGGLGQEFKLNMSFFHYTEITLLLICYICLVWFADIVSDRIRKFID, encoded by the coding sequence ATGAATGATATAAAAAAAGATTTAAACTTATATAGAAAATCATTTATTAACTTATCATTGTTTATAATTTTTTTCTTAAGTTTATTTTCAATAGAATGGAGTAAAGAACTTATTCATTCAGGAGGAAAAGTAACTCTTATACAATTAATAAAATCTTTATTTTCTCCTGACTTATCTATTGAAATACTAAAGCTTAGCATAATTTCCACATGGAGAACACTGGTATATGCTGTTGGTGGAATAACATTTGCTATAATAATAGGATTTATATTTGGTGTATTAGCATCAGGTATTCTTTTTAAAGAGTCTAAATATAAATCATTTTATATGAATGTATTTAGAAGAATATTAGGTTTCTTTAGATCTATTCATGAACTTATTTGGGCATGGTTATTTGTAGCTGCATTTGGGCTTAATCCTTTTTCTGCTATATTTGCTATTACTATTTCTTATGGAGGAACTTTAGGTCGCATATTTGCTGACATGCTTAAAGATGTTTCTAAAAATCCTATTAAACATTTAGAAGTCAGTGGTGCATCAAAAATTCAAACTCTATTTTATGGTTATTTACCAATAGTAAAATTAGATATGATAAGTTATACAATGTATAGATTTGAATGTGCTGTTCGATCTTCTGCTATTATGAGCTTTATAGGTCTTGGAGGTCTTGGTTATCAAATTCAATTATCTTTATCAGATTTAGAGTATAACGAAATGTGGACATTTGTATTCTTTCTAGTATTATTAGTAACAGTAGTAGATATTTGGAGTAACAACATTAGAAAAAGTATTATTTCAGGAGAACCTAAATTTTTAAAATTTTCATATATTATTATGACTATATTATTTTTTAGTTCATGGATTTTTATATTTAAAGTAGAAAACGCAAATTTATTTTCTTTTTTCTCCTATGAAAATTATACTTATGCAAAAAAATTTGTAGCAGATTTATTAGGTATAAATAAAAATAAAGCATATTTAGATATTTCATATATCAAACATGTATTAATGTTAACTTTTGAGACTTTAAAAATGAGTATCTTGGCTATAGGATTTGCAACTCTTGCAGTATTCATTACAGTTATTCCTGCTGCTAATAATGTTGCTAATGGATCTATAGGAATTGGTGGTAAATGGTATAATAAAATTTTGTTTGGAATAATTAGAGTAACATATATAATTTCTAGATCCATCCCTGAGCTAATATGGGCAATGATTCTTATTTTTATATTTAAACCTGGCATACTTCCTGGGGCTATCGCATTAGCTCTTCACAACTTTGGTATACTTGGTAAGCTCTGTGCAGAAATAATTGAAGATTTAAAGTTAAAGCCTTTAAAAAATCTTTCTACAACTGGTGCAAATAGTATAGAGCAGTTATTCTATGGAATTATACCATCTGTAACAAAGAAATTTATGACTTATATAATATATAGATGGGAAGTAATTTTACGCACCACAATAGTAGTAGGTTTTGTTGGAGCTGGGGGTTTAGGTCAAGAGTTTAAACTCAATATGAGTTTCTTTCATTACACAGAAATAACTCTATTATTAATATGCTATATATGTTTGGTATGGTTTGCTGATATAGTTTCAGATAGAATAAGAAAATTTATAGACTAA
- a CDS encoding NADH:flavin oxidoreductase — MSSLLEPLNIKNIKLKNRLVMPPMATGKSEDDGKISKEIIDYYDEKSKGGYISLIIIEHSYISQQGKASDNQLSISDDMVIDGLRNLSNIIHKNGSKAIMQINHAGSASKKSVTGMNAVGPSAIAHPRSELVPNELTKNEIKEIIKGFKDAALRVKKAGFDGVEIHSAHGYLLSQFLSPITNKRQDEYGGDLKSRIKIHLEIIDEVKKAVGEDFLLLLRLGASDYREGGVTLDESLIASKEFEKAGIDILDISGGFNGYGVENKEVQGYFSPLTEEIKKVVNVPVILTGGITDIKAADKLLKEDKADLIGVGRAILKDSNWAKNGIQSLK; from the coding sequence ATGTCAAGTTTATTGGAACCACTAAATATAAAAAATATAAAACTTAAAAATCGTTTAGTTATGCCACCTATGGCTACAGGTAAGTCAGAAGACGATGGGAAGATAAGTAAAGAAATAATTGATTACTATGATGAAAAATCAAAAGGAGGTTATATATCATTAATAATAATTGAACATAGTTACATTTCTCAACAAGGTAAAGCAAGTGATAATCAGCTTTCAATTTCTGATGATATGGTAATAGATGGTCTTAGAAATTTATCAAATATTATTCATAAAAATGGTTCGAAAGCAATTATGCAAATTAATCATGCAGGTAGTGCATCTAAAAAGAGTGTAACAGGTATGAATGCAGTGGGACCTTCAGCTATAGCTCATCCTAGAAGTGAATTAGTTCCTAATGAACTTACTAAAAATGAAATAAAAGAAATAATAAAAGGTTTTAAAGATGCTGCATTAAGAGTTAAAAAGGCTGGTTTTGATGGTGTAGAAATCCATTCAGCTCATGGATATTTGTTAAGTCAATTTCTGTCACCAATTACCAATAAAAGACAAGATGAATATGGTGGTGATTTAAAATCAAGGATTAAAATTCATCTAGAAATTATTGATGAAGTTAAGAAAGCAGTAGGAGAAGACTTTCTACTTTTACTTAGATTAGGTGCTTCAGATTATAGGGAAGGTGGAGTAACTCTAGATGAAAGTTTAATTGCTTCAAAAGAGTTTGAAAAAGCAGGTATAGATATTTTGGATATATCAGGAGGATTTAATGGATATGGTGTGGAGAACAAAGAGGTACAAGGTTATTTTTCGCCACTTACTGAAGAAATAAAGAAAGTTGTAAATGTTCCAGTTATATTGACAGGTGGTATAACTGATATTAAAGCAGCAGATAAGTTATTAAAAGAAGATAAAGCTGATTTAATAGGAGTAGGTAGAGCTATATTAAAAGATTCTAATTGGGCAAAAAATGGAATACAAAGTTTAAAATAA
- the dusA gene encoding tRNA dihydrouridine(20/20a) synthase DusA, whose amino-acid sequence MKKYISEIKSPKVSIAPMVDRTDRHFRYFARLLTKRALLYTEMITAQAIIHGDRNMLLDFDIVERPLALQIAGCDAKNIGKAVKIAEGWDYDEINLNVGCPSDRVSGNDMGASLMAYPELVRDIVKETRRNTDKPITVKHRIGIDGKGILPDSFERTLLDKYEDLKNFVDTVGQSKVDRFIVHARIAILAGLSPKENREVPPIRYEDVYKLKRDYPHLNIEINGGIKTIKEIENHLNHVDGVMIGRAAYDTPFMLAKVDKFFEGGKINNISRREVIEELIQYLSNLNTNTKPHNVLKHTMGLFHGVKGSKMWRQLITSPWDKDVVDILKESLETLPKEILDARPMF is encoded by the coding sequence ATGAAAAAATATATATCAGAAATAAAATCACCAAAAGTAAGTATTGCTCCTATGGTAGATAGAACAGATAGACATTTTAGATATTTTGCTAGACTTTTAACGAAAAGAGCTTTATTATACACGGAAATGATAACTGCACAAGCTATAATACATGGAGATAGAAATATGTTATTAGATTTTGATATTGTTGAAAGACCTTTAGCACTACAAATTGCAGGATGTGATGCAAAGAATATAGGTAAGGCAGTTAAAATAGCTGAGGGTTGGGATTATGATGAAATTAATCTTAATGTAGGTTGTCCTTCAGACAGAGTATCAGGAAATGATATGGGGGCGTCTCTTATGGCATATCCTGAATTAGTGAGAGATATAGTAAAAGAAACTAGAAGAAATACAGATAAACCTATAACAGTAAAACATAGAATAGGTATAGATGGTAAGGGAATATTACCTGATAGTTTTGAAAGGACATTATTAGATAAATATGAAGATTTAAAGAATTTTGTAGATACAGTAGGGCAATCAAAAGTAGATAGATTTATAGTTCATGCTAGAATTGCCATATTAGCTGGTCTAAGTCCTAAAGAAAATAGAGAAGTACCACCTATTAGGTATGAGGATGTATATAAATTAAAAAGAGATTATCCTCATTTGAACATAGAAATAAATGGTGGAATTAAAACAATAAAAGAAATAGAAAATCATCTTAATCATGTTGATGGAGTGATGATTGGAAGAGCAGCATATGATACGCCATTTATGTTAGCAAAAGTTGATAAATTTTTTGAAGGTGGGAAGATAAATAATATTTCAAGAAGAGAAGTTATTGAAGAACTTATTCAATATTTATCAAATCTAAACACTAATACAAAACCTCACAATGTATTAAAACATACAATGGGACTTTTTCATGGTGTTAAAGGGAGCAAAATGTGGAGACAACTAATAACCTCACCTTGGGATAAAGATGTAGTAGACATATTAAAAGAATCTTTAGAAACATTACCAAAAGAAATATTAGATGCTAGACCTATGTTTTAG
- a CDS encoding putative selenate ABC transporter substrate-binding protein, translating to MKKIIIILLFLLTTISITACGDSDASNKSNDDKVFKIGAIPDQNTSKLNRRFEDLAKYISDETGLNVEYVPTVDYSALVTAFERGEIQLGWFGGLTGVQARSSVKGAEAIAQRPRDEEFHSVFIAQKGLRLKELSDIKGYSFTFGSESSTSGHLMPRHFLIEEGIDPNQDFDGEANYSGSHDKTWKLVESGAFYTGALNEAVWEAAVEENKVDLDKVEVFYTTPAYYDYNWTINNVDENFGKGTKEKVKNALLSIDEEQKEIMELFESEKFIETKNENYKAIKEVAEKLGIIK from the coding sequence ATGAAAAAAATTATTATAATACTATTATTTTTATTGACTACAATTTCTATTACTGCTTGTGGGGATAGTGATGCAAGTAATAAAAGTAATGATGATAAAGTTTTTAAAATTGGAGCTATACCAGATCAAAACACCTCAAAACTAAACAGACGTTTTGAAGATTTAGCTAAGTACATTTCTGATGAAACTGGTCTCAATGTAGAATATGTTCCTACAGTAGATTATTCTGCATTAGTAACTGCATTTGAAAGAGGAGAGATTCAATTAGGTTGGTTTGGAGGTCTAACAGGTGTACAAGCTAGAAGTTCTGTAAAAGGAGCTGAAGCTATAGCTCAAAGACCAAGAGATGAAGAATTTCACTCTGTATTTATTGCACAAAAAGGTTTAAGATTAAAAGAATTATCTGATATAAAAGGATATAGTTTTACTTTTGGAAGTGAGAGCTCAACATCAGGTCATTTAATGCCTAGACACTTTTTAATCGAAGAAGGAATAGATCCAAATCAAGATTTTGATGGAGAAGCAAATTATTCTGGTTCCCATGATAAAACTTGGAAACTTGTTGAGTCAGGTGCATTTTATACAGGTGCATTAAATGAAGCTGTATGGGAAGCAGCTGTAGAAGAAAATAAAGTAGATTTAGATAAAGTAGAAGTATTTTATACCACTCCAGCTTATTATGATTATAATTGGACAATAAATAATGTAGATGAGAATTTTGGTAAAGGAACAAAAGAAAAAGTTAAAAATGCTCTCCTTTCTATTGATGAAGAACAGAAAGAAATAATGGAATTATTTGAATCAGAAAAATTTATTGAAACTAAAAATGAAAATTATAAAGCTATAAAAGAAGTGGCTGAAAAATTAGGAATAATTAAATAA
- a CDS encoding AAA family ATPase, which produces MKFVVIFGPHAVGKMTVGQELSKITGLKLFHNHMTIDLVSNFFNFNTSQGKRLVNLFRKEIFEEVSKSDLYGMIFTYMWAFDEQSENRFKALEQKYRLNSYEGEINQENYMRINNTSICPEQVAQMIKDKFSL; this is translated from the coding sequence ATGAAATTTGTCGTAATATTTGGACCTCATGCTGTTGGAAAGATGACAGTTGGTCAAGAATTATCAAAAATAACAGGGCTTAAGCTTTTTCATAATCATATGACTATAGATTTGGTATCTAACTTTTTTAATTTTAATACCTCTCAAGGAAAAAGGTTAGTTAATTTATTTAGAAAAGAGATATTTGAAGAGGTTTCTAAAAGTGATTTATATGGAATGATATTTACTTATATGTGGGCTTTTGATGAACAATCAGAAAATCGTTTTAAAGCATTAGAACAAAAATACCGTCTTAATTCTTATGAAGGTGAAATTAATCAAGAAAACTATATGAGGATAAATAATACTAGTATATGTCCTGAACAAGTAGCTCAGATGATAAAAGATAAATTTTCTTTATAA